The genomic region gaaaaaaacaatattataCATTCCTTTTTTGACTTTTGCTGCAAATAGAGAATTGTTCTTGTTATGTTACATATATGGACGGTAAGatcagaatttttttcatgttcCTTCCCCCCGCTATTATTCCTTGTTGTTTTGTCCACATGCTTCGGCTGATGTGAAACAGCAACGCTTTCTTGCACACAATATGCGTGAAGAGAAGTCTCGTTCTTCCTCCCCCTTTCATTGGATTTTAAAAGTTTCTCGAAACTCACGAAAACTGTGtccttttattcttttgatcTGAAGTAAATATATGTGAGCAAGATAAACACACAAAGAATAAAACCATCGAAGTatcctttcttctttgttgtgattgaaaaaagacatTTTCGCGAGAGTGGCACTTAGGACACTCTCTATCAGATCTCGGAAGCGTCGGATCAGAACCAATGTCTTGCACCACACCCGCAGTTTCACCAATGTTGGTGATC from Saccharomyces mikatae IFO 1815 strain IFO1815 genome assembly, chromosome: 7 harbors:
- the RPB9 gene encoding DNA-directed RNA polymerase II core subunit RPB9 (similar to Saccharomyces cerevisiae RPB9 (YGL070C); ancestral locus Anc_6.212), which encodes MTTFRFCRDCNNMLYPREDKENNRLLFECRTCSYVEEAGSPLVYRHELITNIGETAGVVQDIGSDPTLPRSDRECPKCHSRENVFFQSQQRRKDTSMVLFFVCLSCSHIFTSDQKNKRTQFS